The following is a genomic window from Babesia bovis T2Bo chromosome 4 map unlocalized Chr4_1, whole genome shotgun sequence.
CTGCAATCGTAGCTTTCGTAGATTTCCCCGTTGGCACACATTAGCTCTATGGCACCTAGGCATCAATATCATATCCTATAAATCACTTACGTATACGTGAGAAAGAACACGTGCATAATTTAGGGATATCTTTGTTCTCAGCAAATATGTTATTGAGAACACAAACCTGGGCTGAAGTAGAGTTAACAAATCTATCATCTCGCCATACCATCGTATATGTCGTTCAGAGAGAAGATTTTTGCCATTGTCAACGGCACCACACTCCTTTCCATTAGCTGTGTAAACTGAGCGAGAGGCGCTACTGTGGAACATCCGGTAGATGGTAACATAGACACCAGGAATACCCCTGCTATTATCCATAGCTTGACGTTGAATAATTCCTGCATTTTGTCTATGGTAAATAGCATCCTAAGGCGATAAGATTgtctatatgtatatacagtgctataatTCTATATATGACAACATTGGTATTCTATTCTTCTCCGAGCGGTTATTTCATTGTTGTTGGCCCTTGTTACTAAATGCATCGTTGATGTTAGTGTAGTAGTctgtatacattatattcaCGGTCGTTTTAAAGTTATACTTACGTGGTTGTTGAGGTATACCCCCCTTGTATTCGGTTTGTTTGACGTCAAGTTTATACCTGGCAAGAGCCTTCTCACGGTGCGGACTTTTGAGGCACCTGAAAACATATTAGATATATCTAAAACAAAACTgtgtatacaatatatcatagCGTTAATTTCGTTGAAAT
Proteins encoded in this region:
- a CDS encoding putative integral membrane protein; amino-acid sequence: MLFTIDKMQELFNVKLWIIAGVFLVSMLPSTGCSTVAPLAQFTQLMERSVVPLTMAKIFSLNDIYDAQVCVLNNIFAENKDIPKLCTCSFSRIRAIELMCANGEIYESYDCSKNICETCCTLSMSANELKPGDYPVSCKVRCINSPVASDVTEESRDLLSGLLRKINALYHPEPNKAKAPEEAVVPTKYHVIPLEEQHDDTF
- a CDS encoding ATP synthase epsilon chain family protein: MWRSAKSSFSRYTLDMAEILCRCLKSPHREKALARYKLDVKQTEYKGGIPQQPHYYTNINDAFSNKGQQQ